From Medicago truncatula cultivar Jemalong A17 chromosome 7, MtrunA17r5.0-ANR, whole genome shotgun sequence, a single genomic window includes:
- the LOC11446107 gene encoding uncharacterized protein: MANFITMYHNPPIDHFRAVKLSIQDRVEVQPEFVEKYKDDLQDPWNIMNMDGGMHQIKFKMSMYNPTLKDGWDPLQQYHHFPDNVDIIFGYYGNNLFKVIMFREVFCATKIPSFHSRSMYPEEVIIFDIHISDNDFNTPIKMLPDHFGTFLQNDFRSLLTLCCDDGTIYFVDIIHYGDYVDDPNSGIQWNDFILSNYIVAGQKLRFKFDLTTTYMCHVFPIDV; the protein is encoded by the exons ATGGCAAACTTCATCACAATGTATCACAATCCTCCCATTGATCATTTTCGTGCCGTAAAGTTATCAATTCAG GACCGTGTCGAAGTTCAACCTGAATTTGTAGAAAAATACAAAGATGATCTCCAAGACCCATGGAATATTATGAATATGGATGGTGGAATGCaccaaatcaaattcaaaatgagCATGTATAATCCTACTTTGAAGGATGGATGGGATCCACTCcaacaatatcatcattttcCAGACAATGTTGACATTATTTTTGGATACTATGGAAATAATCTTTTTAAAGTTATAATGTTCAGGGAAGTTTTTTGCGCTACTAAAATACCTTCTTTTCATAGTCGTAGCATGTATCCAGAGGAAGTCATTATATTTGATATACACATTTCTGATAATGATTTCAACACTCCAATCAAG ATGTTGCCCGATCATTTTGGGACCTTTCTTCAGAACGACTTTCGCAGTCTTCTAACTTTGTGCTGTGATGATGGAACAATTTACTTTGTAGACATTATTCACTACGGTGATTACGTCGACGATCCTAATAGTGGAATTCAATGGAATGATTTCATACTTAGCAATTACATTGTTGCAGGACAGAAACTTCGATTTAAATTCGATCTTACTACTACCTATATGTGTCATGTATTTCCTATTGATGTTTAG